A genomic region of Zalophus californianus isolate mZalCal1 chromosome 11, mZalCal1.pri.v2, whole genome shotgun sequence contains the following coding sequences:
- the MS4A4A gene encoding membrane-spanning 4-domains subfamily A member 4A — protein MATTQGLEGTTGAGPGVYQPEKSAVLHPNLWKGIPEKFLKGDPKVLGVVQILIALMKLSLGIININVTFPLNEVHYLSEHELYKIVGHIVSGSLSIVAGAKTTKGLSIDVLVILLSVLEFCIAVSLSAFGCNVTCCHPEGVVFVMPSNPHMAETASSAPFAGGLMPPKDQQQNVPENPS, from the exons ATGGCAACCACGCAAGGACTAGAAGGGACCACAGGGGCTGGCCCTGGTGTGTACCAGCCAGAGAAGTCTGCTGTTCTACACCCAAATCTGTGGAAAGGGATTCCAGAGAAGTTCTTGAAGGGGGATCCTAAAGTCCTCGGG GTTGTGCAGATCCTAATTGCCCTGATGAAACTCAGCCTGGGAATAATAAACATTAATGTCACATTTCCACTTAATGAAGTTCATTATTTGTCAGAGCATGAGTTGTACAAAATTGTGGGTCAC ATTGTTTCAGGGTCCTTGTCAATTGTAGCAGGGGCTAAAACTACAAAAGGTCTG AGTATAGACGTTCTGGTGATCCTGTTAAGTGTGCTAGAGTTCTGcattgctgtgtccctctctgcctttggatgCAATGTAACCTGTTGCCATCCTGAGGGG GTTGTTTTTGTTATGCCATCaaatcctcacatggcagaaactGCATCTTCTGCACCATTTGCAGGAGGTTTGATGCCACCGAAAGACCAACAACAAAATGTTCCAGAAAATCCATCCTGA